Proteins encoded in a region of the Mercenaria mercenaria strain notata chromosome 1, MADL_Memer_1, whole genome shotgun sequence genome:
- the LOC123544604 gene encoding uncharacterized protein LOC123544604, which translates to MRFKQCNPIKVAVKYRCYSPTALTNAYQAVREENMSVRRASIQYNVPMQTLRDRVLHKVDPETVRSGPQPLFSEEEEALFVNNLKYMASLGYGYTGPEVIAKASNYAVHLGKRSKDQPLSEKWYSGLKSRWPKLKTLSPRALAKERAQATSEPVVNSYFENHHTILLANDLLDKPECIYNFDEKGVQTEHRPPKVVAEGVHAVPAITSPRSSVTTILGL; encoded by the exons ATGCGCTTCAAACAG tgTAATCCCATAAAGGTGGCTGTAAAGTACAGATGTTACTCTCCTACAGCTCTTACTAATGCTTATCAGGCTGTGCGGGAGGAAAACATGTCTGTTAGAAGGGCATCAATTCAGTACAATGTACCCATGCAGACGCTCAGAGACAGGGTATTGCATAAGGTAGATCCTGAGACAGTCCGGTCAGGACCTCAGCCATTGTTCAGTGAAGAGGAAGAGGCATTATTTGTAAACAATCTGAAGTACATGGCGTCACTAGGTTATGGTTATACAG GTCCAGAAGTCATTGCTAAAGCTTCAAATTACGCAGTGCACCTGGGGAAGAGATCTAAAGACCAGCCTCTATCAGAAAAATGGTACAGTGGACTTAAATCGAGATggccaaaattaaaaactttaagtcCAAGAGCACTGGCAAAGGAACGAGCTCAAGCAACATCTGAACCTGTTGTTAATTCATACTTTGAAAATCATCACACAATACTTTTGGCCAATGATCTTCTTGACAAACCAGAATGCATATACAACTTTGATGAGAAGGGAGTCCAAACTGAACATCGTCCGCCGAAGGTTGTTGCAGAAGGTGTACATGCAGTACCAGCCATCACTTCACCAAGATCTTCAGTTACTACTATCTTAGGTTTGTGA
- the LOC123538322 gene encoding uncharacterized protein LOC123538322 isoform X1, which produces MAARDAKGRFAGQKKVNKAIKKPLSVTLDHVYCGQKPTVTQERHRSDKHLNLPENASRDGWRDRRIIVELGVLLDNLEYCEKCKLGPVSMNKYSVVGELKKGLSGFLYVRCSNLDCEHVNRVPYGKTHRVKEKGMPCFAANTKLGVAMIDSIGGSGKVNNMLSTLNIAPINKRNLQDMERRAGRFVESVAQQSIDTAAQETFQKEMSEISQEESKVAAASMECLIEDLGIAALPDTSPATKSILQSSLVTASMPSNVTDSADTPSPLPRRHRRKCRPFGHGRSTTIRKNLLSKYKAKSRYGMSCSADTAWQKRGFDSLTCKLFSSLLCSHFSLDLYESWSEYSY; this is translated from the exons ATGGCGGCCCGAGATGCGAAAGGTCGTTTTGCTGGCCAGAAAAAGGTGAATAAGGCTATTAAGAAGCCGTTATCGGTAACTTTAGACCATGTATACTGTGGACAGAAACCGACAGTTACTCAGGAACGCCATCGTAGTGACAAACACTTAAATCTGCCGGAGAACGCAAGTCGAGATGGGTGGAGGGATAGAAGGATTATTGTCGAGTTGGGTGTGTTACTGGACAATTTAGAATATTGTGAAAAGTGTAAGCTAGGCCCTGTATCTATGAATAAATACTCTGTTGTTGGGGAGTTAAAAAAAGGTTTGTCAGGTTTCCTATATGTGAGGTGCAGCAACTTGGACTGTGAACATGTAAATCGAGTCCCGTATGGAAAGACACACAGAGTAAAAGAGAAAGGCATGCCTTGCTTTGCAGCAAATACAAAGCTTGGTGTTG CCATGATAGATAGCATTGGTGGTTCCGGGAAGGTTAACAACATGCTCTCCACTCTAAACATAGCCCCGATTAATAAGAGGAATCTGCAAGATATGGAACGACGTGCAGGAAGATTTGTAGAGTCTGTTGCCCAACAATCTATTGACACAGCAGCCCAAGAAACCTTTCAGAAAGAAATGAG TGAAATTTCCCAAGAGGAGTCCAAAGTTGCTGCAGCCAGCATGGAGTGTTTAATAGAAGATCTGGGTATTGCAGCATTACCAGATACATCACCAGCAACTAA gTCCATCTTACAAAGCTCATTAGTAACAGCAAGTATGCCAAGTAATGTGACAGATAGTGCTGACACCCCATCTCCCTTACCACGTAGACACAGAAGAAAGTGTAGACCGTTTGGCCATGGTAGGAGTACGACCATCCGAAAAAATCTTCTGTCCAAGTACAAGGCCAAGAGTCGATATGGTATGTCTTGCTCTGCTGATACTGCTTGGCAGAAACGTGGATTTGACAGTCTAACGTGTAAgcttttttcttctcttttgtgttcacatttttcattggatctttatgaaagttggtccgaataTTCATATTGA
- the LOC123538322 gene encoding uncharacterized protein LOC123538322 isoform X2, protein MAARDAKGRFAGQKKVNKAIKKPLSVTLDHVYCGQKPTVTQERHRSDKHLNLPENASRDGWRDRRIIVELGVLLDNLEYCEKCKLGPVSMNKYSVVGELKKGLSGFLYVRCSNLDCEHVNRVPYGKTHRVKEKGMPCFAANTKLGVAMIDSIGGSGKVNNMLSTLNIAPINKRNLQDMERRAGRFVESVAQQSIDTAAQETFQKEMSEISQEESKVAAASMECLIEDLGIAALPDTSPATKSILQSSLVTASMPSNVTDSADTPSPLPRRHRRKCRPFGHGRSTTIRKNLLSKYKAKSRYGMSCSADTAWQKRGFDSLTFTTFCS, encoded by the exons ATGGCGGCCCGAGATGCGAAAGGTCGTTTTGCTGGCCAGAAAAAGGTGAATAAGGCTATTAAGAAGCCGTTATCGGTAACTTTAGACCATGTATACTGTGGACAGAAACCGACAGTTACTCAGGAACGCCATCGTAGTGACAAACACTTAAATCTGCCGGAGAACGCAAGTCGAGATGGGTGGAGGGATAGAAGGATTATTGTCGAGTTGGGTGTGTTACTGGACAATTTAGAATATTGTGAAAAGTGTAAGCTAGGCCCTGTATCTATGAATAAATACTCTGTTGTTGGGGAGTTAAAAAAAGGTTTGTCAGGTTTCCTATATGTGAGGTGCAGCAACTTGGACTGTGAACATGTAAATCGAGTCCCGTATGGAAAGACACACAGAGTAAAAGAGAAAGGCATGCCTTGCTTTGCAGCAAATACAAAGCTTGGTGTTG CCATGATAGATAGCATTGGTGGTTCCGGGAAGGTTAACAACATGCTCTCCACTCTAAACATAGCCCCGATTAATAAGAGGAATCTGCAAGATATGGAACGACGTGCAGGAAGATTTGTAGAGTCTGTTGCCCAACAATCTATTGACACAGCAGCCCAAGAAACCTTTCAGAAAGAAATGAG TGAAATTTCCCAAGAGGAGTCCAAAGTTGCTGCAGCCAGCATGGAGTGTTTAATAGAAGATCTGGGTATTGCAGCATTACCAGATACATCACCAGCAACTAA gTCCATCTTACAAAGCTCATTAGTAACAGCAAGTATGCCAAGTAATGTGACAGATAGTGCTGACACCCCATCTCCCTTACCACGTAGACACAGAAGAAAGTGTAGACCGTTTGGCCATGGTAGGAGTACGACCATCCGAAAAAATCTTCTGTCCAAGTACAAGGCCAAGAGTCGATATGGTATGTCTTGCTCTGCTGATACTGCTTGGCAGAAACGTGGATTTGACAGTCTAACGT TTACTACGTTTTGCAGTTGA
- the LOC123538322 gene encoding uncharacterized protein LOC123538322 isoform X4 — protein sequence MAARDAKGRFAGQKKVNKAIKKPLSVTLDHVYCGQKPTVTQERHRSDKHLNLPENASRDGWRDRRIIVELGVLLDNLEYCEKCKLGPVSMNKYSVVGELKKGLSGFLYVRCSNLDCEHVNRVPYGKTHRVKEKGMPCFAANTKLGVAMIDSIGGSGKVNNMLSTLNIAPINKRNLQDMERRAGRFVESVAQQSIDTAAQETFQKEMSEISQEESKVAAASMECLIEDLGIAALPDTSPATNSRRGVSSYNTDSRQTCEHREELQLLCVTQTTDECLCRTSD from the exons ATGGCGGCCCGAGATGCGAAAGGTCGTTTTGCTGGCCAGAAAAAGGTGAATAAGGCTATTAAGAAGCCGTTATCGGTAACTTTAGACCATGTATACTGTGGACAGAAACCGACAGTTACTCAGGAACGCCATCGTAGTGACAAACACTTAAATCTGCCGGAGAACGCAAGTCGAGATGGGTGGAGGGATAGAAGGATTATTGTCGAGTTGGGTGTGTTACTGGACAATTTAGAATATTGTGAAAAGTGTAAGCTAGGCCCTGTATCTATGAATAAATACTCTGTTGTTGGGGAGTTAAAAAAAGGTTTGTCAGGTTTCCTATATGTGAGGTGCAGCAACTTGGACTGTGAACATGTAAATCGAGTCCCGTATGGAAAGACACACAGAGTAAAAGAGAAAGGCATGCCTTGCTTTGCAGCAAATACAAAGCTTGGTGTTG CCATGATAGATAGCATTGGTGGTTCCGGGAAGGTTAACAACATGCTCTCCACTCTAAACATAGCCCCGATTAATAAGAGGAATCTGCAAGATATGGAACGACGTGCAGGAAGATTTGTAGAGTCTGTTGCCCAACAATCTATTGACACAGCAGCCCAAGAAACCTTTCAGAAAGAAATGAG TGAAATTTCCCAAGAGGAGTCCAAAGTTGCTGCAGCCAGCATGGAGTGTTTAATAGAAGATCTGGGTATTGCAGCATTACCAGATACATCACCAGCAACTAA TTCGAGGAGAGGTGTATCCTCATATAACACAGATAGCCGCCAAACATGTGAGCACAGAGAAGAGCTTCAGTTGCTATGTGTTACCCAAACTACCGATGAGTGCCTCTGCCGAACAAGTGACTAA
- the LOC123538322 gene encoding uncharacterized protein LOC123538322 isoform X3 has translation MTYQSEVGHEDCTDIDRIPDPIPRGVFKPVCSSGEPSYITVDLETTDLIRGEVYPHITQIAAKHVSTEKSFSCYVLPKLPMSASAEQVTKIVVTNSSDMFVNGVPVETKTIESALRELFSWLKQFRNVFLIAHNGKRFDFPIIINACLATGMFSELCACVIGLVDTLPVFKFVCPKRESYKQEDLARTLLSKVYNALDDVKCLSELVSYAVKHDEKCVVVKSFPPRDVKHSMESNIEKKKNMPSLSVLVANGVMKSSTADNVASSGLNFKHLHTIFLRKGEDGLYNVFTMRNSEGLPRVTNSKRVLEAVIPKLVSYFEGKN, from the exons ATGACATATCAGTCAG AAGTTGGCCATGAAGATTGTACTGACATAGACAGAATCCCTGATCCTATACCGCGTGGAGTATTCAAGCCAGTCTGTTCAAGTGGCGAACCATCGTACATCACTGTGGACCTTGAAACTACAGACCTTA TTCGAGGAGAGGTGTATCCTCATATAACACAGATAGCCGCCAAACATGTGAGCACAGAGAAGAGCTTCAGTTGCTATGTGTTACCCAAACTACCGATGAGTGCCTCTGCCGAACAAGTGACTAAAATTGTTGTGACAAATAGTAGTGATATGTTTGTAAATGGTGTTCCTGTTGAAACTAAAACTATTGAATCAGCACTCAGAGAATTGTTTAGCTGGCTGAAACAGTTCAGAAACGTGTTTCTAATTGCACATAATGGAAAACGTTTTGACTTTCCTATCATTATCAACGCCTGCTTAGCTACTGGAATGTTTAGTGAACTTTGTGCATGTGTAATAGGATTGGTAGACACTCTTCCAGTATTTAAATTCGTATGTCCTAAAAGGGAGTCTTACAAACAGGAGGATCTGGCCCGTACATTGCTTTCCAAAGTGTATAACGCTCTTGATGATGTCAAGTGTTTGTCAGAGCTGGTCAGTTACGCTGTGAAACATGATGAAAAGTGTGTAGTAGTGAAGAGTTTTCCTCCTAGAGATGTCAAACACAGCATGGAATCCAACatagagaaaaagaaaaacatgccaTCTCTTTCTGTTCTGGTAGCAAATGGTGTCATGAAGTCGTCCACTGCCGACAATGTGGCTAGCTCGGggttaaatttcaaacatttacataCAATCTTTCTACGTAAGGGAGAAGATGGACTGTACAATGTATTTACTATGAGAAACAGTGAAGGGTTGCCAAGAGTGACAAATTCTAAGAGGGTTTTGGAGGCTGTAATTCCAAAATTAGTGTCGTATTTTGAAGGCAAAAATTAG